In one Triplophysa dalaica isolate WHDGS20190420 chromosome 9, ASM1584641v1, whole genome shotgun sequence genomic region, the following are encoded:
- the rtn2a gene encoding reticulon-2a isoform X1 → MGQVLGFSHCKEFGTVNSTPDSTPSCSDGGNEESDFPELQTAREWSEDEEGPDIDDDDDACHSSSSMWGTPRQNSFEPTFSYIAFSDSDSSPRRDSGRRRAGGRGSLGSLNRTDTTESQLPPDSPTVEWDPHSYLPVEGEGDAESLERTLKTSAHVWVEEFEEKDSTMCKGSEEISGIQTRSLKYTHQDESSTESQPYGSYPCVAMDTAAPLQTAALAIGRNTQEQQICDLCYLPEGPTVCLEIAVMDLIYWNNMERTGMVFTGLVVGLLSLFQLSIITVVSTLSLAIMCFTISVRIYYKLLHVLQLGDGVNPFQSYLELDISLSGEEAQHYMQKSIVLVCSAVDSLRNLIFVGNLFNSLKFMLLIYLVTFLGALCNGLTLLIIGVIGVFSVPLFYTRHQEKVESSFAAVQAHIDNIKDFFCRLAQGGGPPSDPTPGGAKPKAH, encoded by the exons AGGAATTTGGAACTGTGAACTCAACACCTGACTCTACCCCTTCCTGCTCAGATg GTGGAAACGAAGAGTCTGACTTTCCCGAACTGCAGACAGCCAGGGAATGGTCTGAGGATGAGGAAGGTCCAGatattgatgatgatgatgatgcctGTCACAGCAGCTCTTCCATGTGGGGCACACCCCGTCAGAACTCTTTCGAGCCTACCTTCTCCTACATTGCCTTCTCTGACAGTGACTCCTCACCGCGGAGAGACTCAGGGCGGCGCAGGGCCGGAGGGAGGGGCAGCCTTGGTTCGTTGAACCGCACGGACACCACAGAGAGCCAGTTACCTCCGGACTCCCCCACTGTGGAGTGGGACCCTCATTCCTACCTCCCTGTGGAAGGGGAGGGAGATGCAGAGAGCTTGGAGAGGACTTTAAAAACGTCTGCACACGTCTGGGTGGAGGAGTTTGAGGAAAAAGACTCGACAATGTGCAAGGGATCGGAGGAGATCTCAGGCATTCAGACTCGTAGTTTAAAGTACACTCATCAGGATGAGTCATCAACAG AATCACAGCCTTATGGGTCGTACCCTTGTGTTGCCATGGACACCGCAGCCCCCCTGCAGACGGCGGCTCTTGCCATTGGTCGAAACACTCAGGAACAACAGATCTGTGACCTGTGCTACTTACCAGAGGGACCAACAGTTTGCTTGGAGATAGCAG TAATGGACCTGATCTACTGGAATAATATGGAGCGCACAGGCATGGTGTTCACAGGCCTGGTAGTGGGTCTTCTGTCTCTCTTCCAGCTGAGCATCATCACTGTGGTGTCCACTCTCTCCCTGGCCATCATGTGCTTCACCATCTCTGTGAGAATCTATTACAAACTGCTGCATGTGCTTCAGCTGGGTGACGGAGTTAACCCCTTCCA GTCGTATCTAGAGTTGGACATCAGTTTAAGTGGGGAAGAGGCTCAGCACTACATGCAAAAGTCTATTGTGCTGGTCTGCTCTGCTGTGGACTCACTGAGAAATCTCATCTTTGTGGGCAACCTGTTCAACTCACTCAAG TTCATGTTGTTGATATACCTGGTGACGTTCCTGGGAGCCCTCTGTAATGGCCTTACCCTGCTCATCATAG GTGTGATTGGCGTCTTCTCTGTACCTCTGTTCTACACACGACATCAG GAGAAAGTAGAGAGCTCCTTTGCAGCAGTACAAGCCCATATCGACAACATAAAGGACTT CTTTTGTCGTCTTGCTCAGGGTGGCGGCCCACCCTCTGACCCCACCCCTGGTGGAGCTAAACCCAAAGCCCATTGA
- the rtn2a gene encoding reticulon-2a isoform X2 codes for MWGTPRQNSFEPTFSYIAFSDSDSSPRRDSGRRRAGGRGSLGSLNRTDTTESQLPPDSPTVEWDPHSYLPVEGEGDAESLERTLKTSAHVWVEEFEEKDSTMCKGSEEISGIQTRSLKYTHQDESSTESQPYGSYPCVAMDTAAPLQTAALAIGRNTQEQQICDLCYLPEGPTVCLEIAVMDLIYWNNMERTGMVFTGLVVGLLSLFQLSIITVVSTLSLAIMCFTISVRIYYKLLHVLQLGDGVNPFQSYLELDISLSGEEAQHYMQKSIVLVCSAVDSLRNLIFVGNLFNSLKFMLLIYLVTFLGALCNGLTLLIIGVIGVFSVPLFYTRHQEKVESSFAAVQAHIDNIKDFFCRLAQGGGPPSDPTPGGAKPKAH; via the exons ATGTGGGGCACACCCCGTCAGAACTCTTTCGAGCCTACCTTCTCCTACATTGCCTTCTCTGACAGTGACTCCTCACCGCGGAGAGACTCAGGGCGGCGCAGGGCCGGAGGGAGGGGCAGCCTTGGTTCGTTGAACCGCACGGACACCACAGAGAGCCAGTTACCTCCGGACTCCCCCACTGTGGAGTGGGACCCTCATTCCTACCTCCCTGTGGAAGGGGAGGGAGATGCAGAGAGCTTGGAGAGGACTTTAAAAACGTCTGCACACGTCTGGGTGGAGGAGTTTGAGGAAAAAGACTCGACAATGTGCAAGGGATCGGAGGAGATCTCAGGCATTCAGACTCGTAGTTTAAAGTACACTCATCAGGATGAGTCATCAACAG AATCACAGCCTTATGGGTCGTACCCTTGTGTTGCCATGGACACCGCAGCCCCCCTGCAGACGGCGGCTCTTGCCATTGGTCGAAACACTCAGGAACAACAGATCTGTGACCTGTGCTACTTACCAGAGGGACCAACAGTTTGCTTGGAGATAGCAG TAATGGACCTGATCTACTGGAATAATATGGAGCGCACAGGCATGGTGTTCACAGGCCTGGTAGTGGGTCTTCTGTCTCTCTTCCAGCTGAGCATCATCACTGTGGTGTCCACTCTCTCCCTGGCCATCATGTGCTTCACCATCTCTGTGAGAATCTATTACAAACTGCTGCATGTGCTTCAGCTGGGTGACGGAGTTAACCCCTTCCA GTCGTATCTAGAGTTGGACATCAGTTTAAGTGGGGAAGAGGCTCAGCACTACATGCAAAAGTCTATTGTGCTGGTCTGCTCTGCTGTGGACTCACTGAGAAATCTCATCTTTGTGGGCAACCTGTTCAACTCACTCAAG TTCATGTTGTTGATATACCTGGTGACGTTCCTGGGAGCCCTCTGTAATGGCCTTACCCTGCTCATCATAG GTGTGATTGGCGTCTTCTCTGTACCTCTGTTCTACACACGACATCAG GAGAAAGTAGAGAGCTCCTTTGCAGCAGTACAAGCCCATATCGACAACATAAAGGACTT CTTTTGTCGTCTTGCTCAGGGTGGCGGCCCACCCTCTGACCCCACCCCTGGTGGAGCTAAACCCAAAGCCCATTGA
- the rtn2a gene encoding reticulon-2a isoform X3 has product MTSKVMDLIYWNNMERTGMVFTGLVVGLLSLFQLSIITVVSTLSLAIMCFTISVRIYYKLLHVLQLGDGVNPFQSYLELDISLSGEEAQHYMQKSIVLVCSAVDSLRNLIFVGNLFNSLKFMLLIYLVTFLGALCNGLTLLIIGVIGVFSVPLFYTRHQEKVESSFAAVQAHIDNIKDFFCRLAQGGGPPSDPTPGGAKPKAH; this is encoded by the exons ATGACCAGTAAAG TAATGGACCTGATCTACTGGAATAATATGGAGCGCACAGGCATGGTGTTCACAGGCCTGGTAGTGGGTCTTCTGTCTCTCTTCCAGCTGAGCATCATCACTGTGGTGTCCACTCTCTCCCTGGCCATCATGTGCTTCACCATCTCTGTGAGAATCTATTACAAACTGCTGCATGTGCTTCAGCTGGGTGACGGAGTTAACCCCTTCCA GTCGTATCTAGAGTTGGACATCAGTTTAAGTGGGGAAGAGGCTCAGCACTACATGCAAAAGTCTATTGTGCTGGTCTGCTCTGCTGTGGACTCACTGAGAAATCTCATCTTTGTGGGCAACCTGTTCAACTCACTCAAG TTCATGTTGTTGATATACCTGGTGACGTTCCTGGGAGCCCTCTGTAATGGCCTTACCCTGCTCATCATAG GTGTGATTGGCGTCTTCTCTGTACCTCTGTTCTACACACGACATCAG GAGAAAGTAGAGAGCTCCTTTGCAGCAGTACAAGCCCATATCGACAACATAAAGGACTT CTTTTGTCGTCTTGCTCAGGGTGGCGGCCCACCCTCTGACCCCACCCCTGGTGGAGCTAAACCCAAAGCCCATTGA
- the rhoub gene encoding ras homolog family member Ub: protein MDYSYLMAPPVPPHTPRSPSLAQGQGRLLKCVFLGDGAVGKTSLIVSYTTNGYPTKYVPTAFDDFSAVVQVDGQPVRLQLCDTAGQDEFDKLRHFCYTRTDVLLLCFSVVSPASFQNVTEKWVPEIRRRCPLTPVLLVGTQCDLRQDVKVLIELARRHEHPVPEEDARALADKIGAVAYVECSSLTQKNLKEVFDAAISVGLRHSDRRARRERKVHSTADKMKMLSKSWWKKYICIQ from the exons ATGGATTACAGTTACCTGATGGCGCCCCCGGTCCCCCCGCACACACCCAGATCTCCCAGCCTAGCGCAGGGTCAGGGCCGGCTGTTAAAATGCGTGTTTCTCGGAGACGGGGCTGTCGGGAAAACCAGTCTGATTGTCAGCTATACGACGAACGGATATCCAACGAAATACGTGCCGACAGCGTTTGATGATTTCTCAG CCGTGGTGCAGGTGGATGGTCAACCAGTCCGACTGCAGCTTTGTGACACTGCCGGACAG GATGAATTTGACAAGTTGCGTCACTTCTGCTACACACGAACCGATGTCCTCCTTCTATGCTTCAGTGTGGTCAGCCCCGCCTCCTTCCAAAACGTCACCGAAAAATGGGTTCCGGAGATTCGCCGGCGATGTCCGCTCACACCCGTGCTCCTGGTGGGCACTCAGTGCGACCTGCGCCAGGACGTCAAGGTCCTCATCGAACTGGCACGCCGCCACGAGCATCCCGTCCCGGAAGAGGACGCCCGCGCACTCGCGGATAAAATCGGCGCCGTAGCGTACGTGGAGTGCTCGTCCCTCACTCAAAAAAACCTGAAGGAGGTGTTCGACGCAGCCATCTCCGTAGGACTCCGACATTCGGACAGGAGAGCCAGGAGGGAACGTAAGGTTCACAGTACTgctgataaaatgaaaatgctttcaaaGTCCTGGTGGAAAAAGTACATCTGCATACAGTAG